One Chitinophaga sp. H8 DNA window includes the following coding sequences:
- a CDS encoding 3-hydroxyacyl-CoA dehydrogenase family protein — translation MLTPEQIQTIAVCGAGTMGAGIAQVAAISGYYTILFDIQLPVLEKAREQIIRSLDGGVDRGKITAAERESALKRIRFTQDPYDCIAEVIIEAIVEKTEAKIALFNQLSEINHSDTVFASNTSSLSISAIAAGVVVNPARIVGMHFFNPAWLMKLVEVVSGVQTSAAVTNLVYDLAVKMGKTPVRVKDAPGFIVNRVARHYYLEAMHIAAEELASFRTIDRLMENAGFRMGPFELMDLIGNDINLAVTQSLYTAFAAAPRFKPHVLQEQRVAAGQLGRKTGKGFYDYQ, via the coding sequence ATGCTTACACCAGAACAGATCCAAACCATTGCGGTATGCGGGGCTGGCACTATGGGTGCCGGCATTGCGCAGGTAGCTGCCATAAGTGGTTATTATACCATATTGTTTGATATTCAGCTGCCGGTACTTGAAAAGGCCAGGGAGCAGATCATCAGGAGTCTGGATGGTGGAGTGGACAGAGGGAAAATCACCGCCGCGGAGCGGGAAAGTGCCCTGAAAAGGATCCGTTTTACACAAGACCCTTATGATTGCATCGCAGAAGTGATCATAGAGGCCATTGTAGAGAAAACGGAGGCCAAAATAGCCCTCTTTAACCAGTTGTCCGAGATAAACCACAGCGACACTGTTTTTGCCTCTAATACGTCTTCTTTATCCATTTCGGCCATTGCTGCCGGGGTGGTTGTAAATCCTGCCCGCATTGTGGGAATGCACTTCTTTAATCCTGCCTGGCTGATGAAGCTGGTAGAGGTGGTAAGTGGTGTACAGACATCCGCTGCAGTAACCAACCTGGTGTATGATCTGGCTGTTAAAATGGGTAAAACACCGGTGCGTGTAAAAGATGCCCCTGGGTTTATTGTAAACAGGGTAGCACGCCATTATTACCTGGAAGCAATGCATATTGCTGCTGAAGAGCTGGCCAGCTTCCGGACAATCGACCGGTTGATGGAAAACGCAGGTTTCCGCATGGGGCCTTTTGAATTAATGGATCTGATAGGAAACGATATTAATCTTGCCGTAACGCAATCCTTATATACCGCTTTTGCAGCAGCCCCCCGGTTTAAACCTCACGTACTGCAGGAGCAAAGAGTAGCGGCAGGACAGCTGGGCCGGAAAACTGGCAAAGGGTTTTATGATTACCAATAA
- the pheS gene encoding phenylalanine--tRNA ligase subunit alpha — protein MEQIVQQIEAYKQEIAAFAPATAADLEQYRIKFLGTKGIVKALLSEMKQVPNDRKKEFGQLLNAFKVLAEEKYTQFEALKDGEHAAAGDTDFTLPAAPHRLGTRHPISIVRNKIIGIFERLGFTIAEGPEIEDDWHNFTALNLPENHPARDMQDTFFISKNPDWLLRTQTSSAQVRVMEEGKLPIRVISPGRVYRNETISARAHCFFHQVEGLYIDENVSFADLKQTLYHFVKEMFGENVGVRFRPSYFPFTEPSAEMDISCFICGGKGCAVCKHTGWVEILGCGMVHPKVLANCGIDPEKYTGFAFGMGIERITMLKYQIKDLRLFSENDTRFLEQFQESY, from the coding sequence ATGGAACAGATTGTACAGCAAATAGAGGCTTATAAACAGGAAATAGCAGCCTTTGCACCAGCCACCGCCGCAGATCTTGAGCAATACAGGATTAAATTCCTGGGCACCAAGGGGATTGTTAAGGCGTTATTGAGTGAAATGAAGCAGGTGCCTAACGACCGTAAGAAGGAGTTTGGGCAGTTATTAAATGCCTTTAAGGTATTGGCAGAAGAAAAATACACGCAGTTTGAGGCATTGAAAGATGGAGAGCATGCAGCTGCGGGAGATACTGACTTCACTTTGCCGGCGGCCCCTCACCGGTTAGGTACCCGTCATCCTATCAGTATTGTACGTAATAAGATCATAGGCATCTTTGAGCGCCTGGGCTTTACGATTGCAGAAGGTCCGGAAATAGAAGACGACTGGCATAACTTTACTGCACTGAATTTGCCGGAAAACCACCCTGCACGTGATATGCAGGACACCTTTTTTATCAGCAAAAACCCTGACTGGCTGTTGCGTACACAAACCTCTTCTGCCCAGGTAAGGGTGATGGAGGAAGGTAAGCTGCCCATCCGTGTGATCAGCCCGGGAAGGGTATACCGTAATGAAACTATCTCTGCGCGTGCGCATTGTTTCTTCCACCAGGTGGAAGGGTTATACATTGACGAAAATGTTTCTTTCGCCGACCTCAAACAAACGCTTTACCATTTTGTAAAAGAAATGTTTGGCGAAAATGTGGGTGTACGTTTCCGTCCCTCCTACTTTCCTTTTACAGAGCCCAGTGCGGAAATGGATATTTCCTGCTTTATCTGTGGCGGTAAAGGCTGTGCAGTGTGTAAGCATACCGGCTGGGTAGAAATATTAGGTTGTGGTATGGTACATCCCAAAGTACTGGCCAACTGTGGCATTGATCCTGAGAAATATACCGGATTTGCATTTGGTATGGGCATTGAACGTATTACCATGCTTAAATACCAGATCAAGGACCTCCGCCTGTTTTCTGAAAATGATACAAGATTCCTGGAGCAGTTTCAAGAGAGCTATTAG
- a CDS encoding NAD-dependent epimerase/dehydratase family protein, which translates to MILVTGGTGFLGSHLLRALVSSGKPVRALFRKNIPVQLQDIQDKITWVQGDILDVYSLADALEDVTHVYHCAAVVAFEPGSHERMMKINSEGTANVVNMSLEAGVKKLVHVSSVAALGRAKDGRAIDEFGEWQDSPNNSRYAISKYLGEMEVWRGIAEGLDAVIVNPSIILGTGFWEDGSGMLLKNAWKEFPYYTEGINGYVDVADVVAAMIALMDSPVTEQRFILSADNWSYRQLFTAMAKGLGKKPPHIAVKPWMAAIVWRLEKLKGFFTGKHPLVTKETARTAQLKVYYNNQRILETLPHFRFRPLEQTIDHICKVFLEAKSSEQ; encoded by the coding sequence ATGATTTTAGTAACCGGCGGAACGGGCTTTTTAGGTAGTCATTTATTACGTGCATTAGTGAGTAGTGGCAAGCCGGTGCGTGCATTATTCCGTAAAAACATTCCGGTACAGTTACAGGATATCCAGGATAAAATTACCTGGGTACAGGGGGATATTCTGGATGTATACAGCCTGGCAGATGCATTGGAAGATGTAACACATGTATATCATTGTGCAGCGGTGGTGGCTTTTGAGCCAGGCAGTCATGAACGTATGATGAAGATCAATTCGGAAGGTACGGCCAATGTGGTGAATATGTCGTTGGAAGCGGGGGTAAAGAAGCTGGTACATGTAAGTTCTGTTGCAGCCCTTGGCCGGGCAAAAGATGGGCGTGCGATTGATGAGTTCGGAGAATGGCAGGACAGCCCGAATAATTCCAGATATGCGATCAGTAAATACCTGGGCGAGATGGAAGTATGGCGGGGTATAGCAGAAGGATTAGATGCTGTGATTGTAAACCCGTCTATTATCCTGGGTACTGGTTTCTGGGAAGATGGTTCGGGTATGCTGCTCAAGAATGCCTGGAAAGAATTTCCCTATTATACAGAAGGCATCAACGGGTATGTAGATGTAGCAGACGTTGTTGCAGCGATGATCGCATTGATGGACAGCCCTGTTACAGAGCAGCGGTTTATTCTCTCTGCAGATAACTGGAGTTACCGCCAACTGTTTACTGCTATGGCCAAAGGTCTGGGCAAAAAACCACCTCATATCGCAGTGAAGCCCTGGATGGCAGCCATTGTATGGCGGCTGGAAAAGCTCAAAGGGTTCTTTACAGGAAAACATCCATTGGTAACAAAAGAAACAGCCCGTACAGCACAGCTGAAAGTATATTATAACAATCAGCGTATACTGGAAACACTACCTCATTTCCGTTTCCGTCCCCTGGAACAAACGATTGATCATATCTGCAAAGTTTTCCTGGAGGCAAAATCATCTGAACAATAA